In the Gemmatimonadaceae bacterium genome, one interval contains:
- a CDS encoding M1 family metallopeptidase: MSRALIACALVLAGACAPPAGVVTLPVQILDDPSATAPALHPRYLSVVEPPNFTRAVERGTRTRAGQPGARYWQQYARYQLSASLDTASKALSGTGTIRYYNRSPNALPRLALHLYQNLYAPAAQRNRVVSVTGGVTLSRLSARGTQLAALASSDTTNTGYRLDGTIAWLNLPTPLAAGDSIDLAVAWSFPIPPLPGSPRMGQDAEVFHLAYWYPQLAVYDDVTGWQTDQYMGTGEFYMGYADYDVTVRVPAGLLVVATGELENESEVLAPAVRGRLERLRTGRGAVDSGIVHIVSEGERGPGRATATGGTDRTLAWRFTANQVRDFAWTASGKYVWDAARVSVGDADGDGDGDFPLVHALYRPQYTLWRETARYARHSIDFLSRFLWPYPYPHMTVVEGLAVGGGMEFPMTTFITGSPRDSVALQSVTIHEIGHMWFPMVVGSDEKRNMWQDEGLTSFNDWNGSVEFFPGISPATLMGTSYYRTARAGTELEIMRHGDHYMRDAARGVAAYDKPMVALHALRGMLGEDLFMRAYREYGRRWTNRHPQPQDLFNTFNDVTGRDLSWFWRTWFYETWTHDQAIAAVQRSGDRLLVTVEDRGSAPMPTRLVVTRSDGTTERAEIPVEVWLRGQPRATHTVENAGTVTRIEIDPEGFFPDLDRSNQAWSP, encoded by the coding sequence ATGAGCCGCGCGCTGATCGCGTGCGCGCTCGTGCTTGCCGGCGCATGCGCGCCGCCGGCCGGTGTCGTAACCCTACCAGTTCAGATTCTCGACGACCCGTCGGCCACAGCGCCGGCGCTGCATCCGCGCTACCTCTCGGTCGTCGAGCCGCCGAATTTCACCCGGGCCGTCGAGCGCGGCACCAGAACGCGTGCCGGGCAGCCGGGCGCACGCTACTGGCAGCAGTACGCGCGGTATCAGCTCTCCGCCTCACTCGACACCGCTTCAAAGGCGCTCAGCGGCACCGGCACCATCCGTTACTACAACCGCTCCCCCAACGCCCTCCCGCGCCTGGCGCTGCACCTGTACCAGAACCTGTACGCGCCGGCCGCGCAGAGGAACCGGGTCGTGAGCGTGACGGGCGGCGTAACTCTGTCGCGGCTGTCCGCGCGCGGAACGCAGCTCGCGGCGCTCGCATCCAGCGACACTACCAACACCGGCTACAGACTCGACGGAACGATCGCTTGGCTCAATCTCCCAACGCCGCTCGCCGCCGGCGACAGCATCGATCTCGCCGTAGCGTGGTCGTTCCCGATCCCGCCGCTGCCCGGCTCGCCGCGCATGGGACAGGACGCGGAAGTGTTTCATCTCGCGTACTGGTATCCACAGCTCGCCGTGTACGACGACGTGACGGGCTGGCAGACCGACCAGTACATGGGCACGGGCGAGTTCTACATGGGCTACGCCGACTACGACGTGACGGTGCGCGTGCCCGCGGGATTGCTGGTCGTGGCGACAGGCGAGCTGGAGAACGAATCGGAAGTACTCGCGCCCGCGGTGCGCGGCCGGCTCGAGCGGCTCCGCACAGGCAGAGGCGCGGTGGACTCAGGGATCGTGCACATCGTGTCAGAAGGGGAGCGCGGACCGGGGCGCGCGACGGCTACCGGCGGGACCGACCGCACGCTCGCCTGGCGGTTCACCGCGAATCAGGTGCGCGATTTCGCGTGGACCGCGAGCGGCAAGTACGTCTGGGACGCGGCACGAGTAAGCGTCGGCGACGCGGACGGTGACGGCGACGGCGATTTCCCGCTGGTACACGCGCTGTATCGCCCGCAGTACACGCTCTGGCGCGAGACCGCGCGGTACGCCCGGCACTCGATCGACTTTCTGTCGCGCTTCCTCTGGCCGTACCCGTACCCGCACATGACCGTCGTCGAGGGTCTCGCGGTCGGCGGCGGGATGGAGTTCCCGATGACCACGTTCATCACCGGCTCGCCCCGCGATTCGGTGGCGCTGCAGAGCGTGACCATCCACGAGATCGGCCACATGTGGTTCCCGATGGTCGTCGGGTCGGACGAGAAGCGGAACATGTGGCAGGACGAAGGGCTGACGAGCTTCAACGACTGGAACGGATCGGTCGAGTTCTTCCCCGGGATCTCTCCCGCGACGCTGATGGGGACCTCGTATTACCGGACCGCCCGCGCCGGCACCGAGCTCGAGATCATGCGCCACGGCGACCACTACATGCGCGACGCGGCGCGGGGTGTTGCCGCGTACGACAAGCCGATGGTCGCGCTGCACGCGCTCCGCGGCATGCTCGGCGAGGATTTGTTCATGCGCGCGTACCGGGAGTACGGACGCCGGTGGACCAATCGCCACCCGCAGCCGCAGGATCTGTTCAACACCTTCAACGACGTCACTGGCCGTGATCTGTCGTGGTTCTGGCGCACGTGGTTCTACGAGACATGGACGCACGACCAGGCGATCGCCGCGGTACAGCGGTCGGGCGACCGGCTGCTGGTGACGGTCGAGGACCGCGGATCGGCGCCGATGCCGACGAGACTCGTGGTAACCCGGTCGGACGGAACGACCGAACGGGCGGAGATTCCGGTCGAGGTTTGGTTGCGGGGGCAGCCCCGCGCGACCCATACGGTCGAGAATGCGGGGACAGTGACCCGGATCGAAATCGATCCCGAAGGCTTCTTCCCGGACTTG
- a CDS encoding SPFH domain-containing protein, whose protein sequence is MRRRKLHPSQPERPILTTAIILAVLAALGLFTLSKGIKIIGQAEVMVIERFGRFNRVARSGLNLLIPFVERPKTLDVRFLESGLAGNTLRISSTSRIDLREQVLNFPSQPVITKDNVTIDIDAVLYYRVADPQKATYSVQNLPYALETLTRTTLRNIVGEMELDSTLASRDVINRRMREVIEEASIGWGVDVTRVELQAIEPPRDIQQSMELQMRAERERRAAVTNAEAGKRAAILEAEGVRESQIRRAEGEKEASVLRAQGLAEARLAMANAEAEALQRIANSLPDGQAAVYLLGVKYLEALPSLAQGKGSTIFLPVEAAGVMGALGGLRELLVRGGSGGDSAVPSQLGPRPDAGTSRDR, encoded by the coding sequence TTGCGGCGCCGTAAACTTCACCCGTCCCAACCGGAGCGCCCCATTCTCACCACGGCAATCATCCTCGCGGTCCTCGCGGCCCTCGGGCTGTTTACGCTCTCGAAAGGCATCAAGATCATCGGCCAGGCAGAAGTGATGGTCATCGAGCGATTCGGGCGATTCAACCGGGTCGCGCGCTCGGGGTTGAACCTGTTGATTCCGTTCGTCGAGCGCCCCAAGACGCTGGACGTGCGCTTCCTCGAATCCGGACTTGCGGGCAACACCCTCAGGATCTCGTCCACGTCGCGAATCGACCTCCGCGAGCAGGTGCTCAACTTCCCGAGCCAGCCGGTCATCACCAAGGACAACGTCACGATCGACATCGACGCCGTGCTGTACTACCGCGTTGCCGATCCGCAAAAGGCGACGTACTCCGTGCAGAACCTGCCGTACGCGCTCGAGACGCTCACCCGCACGACGCTGCGCAACATCGTCGGCGAGATGGAGCTCGACTCCACGCTGGCGAGCCGCGACGTCATCAACCGGCGCATGCGCGAGGTCATCGAGGAAGCGTCGATCGGCTGGGGCGTCGACGTCACCCGCGTGGAGCTGCAGGCGATCGAGCCGCCGCGCGACATTCAGCAGTCTATGGAGCTGCAGATGCGCGCCGAGCGCGAGCGCCGCGCGGCGGTGACGAACGCGGAAGCGGGGAAGCGCGCGGCGATTCTCGAAGCCGAAGGCGTGCGCGAATCGCAGATCCGCCGCGCGGAAGGCGAGAAGGAAGCGTCGGTGCTGCGGGCGCAGGGTCTCGCGGAAGCGCGGCTGGCCATGGCGAACGCGGAAGCGGAGGCGCTGCAGCGCATCGCCAACTCGCTGCCCGACGGGCAGGCCGCCGTCTATCTGCTCGGCGTCAAGTATCTCGAAGCGCTGCCGTCGCTCGCGCAGGGCAAGGGCTCGACGATCTTTCTCCCGGTCGAAGCGGCGGGCGTCATGGGCGCGCTCGGCGGACTGCGCGAGCTGCTCGTGCGTGGCGGAAGCGGAGGGGATTCAGCCGTTCCTTCGCAGCTCGGCCCGCGACCGGATGCGGGCACATCGCGGGATCGCTGA
- a CDS encoding S41 family peptidase, whose translation MTPKQKKMSRFRRHFIAAALVLPLIAGAFVQQNQSSLENARLLEQVMQLVSNRFVDTLNDAQLYEKAARGLVHELNDPYTTLLSPRELSNFNAQTGGRYGGIGMEIAEVNGFVTVQKVFPHTPAEQAGVQEGDRIVVIDTVQARGWTVTQVSDALKGTPGTRVSVQFQRPGVPEPIPVRFTRAIVHIPAVPYAIMLANSYGYIPLLQFNETATKELSEAVQRLVGQGAKGIILDLRGNPGGILDEALTVSNLFLREGQEISSMRGRGTEPQTFIARERPLSAELPLVILQNGGSASGSEIVAGALQDHDRALIVGTTSFGKGLVQTVYPLNGGYALKMTTAKWFTPSGRSIQKERKLMPNGEFVEVAPDSLETEETRRNKPQFRSDAGRIVYGGGAITPDVIVRPDTLTSAEQRLATALAPQSQIFRTTLYDYARELKSQVTPDFVFQPAWREELFRRLTAAGIKIEKELYDEGASEIDAILSDRIAVVAFGDSTAKRRSVAEDRPLLRAIELLGRGRTQQDLFAIARTLAAAPRE comes from the coding sequence ATGACACCCAAACAGAAGAAAATGAGCCGTTTCCGCAGGCACTTCATCGCCGCCGCGCTGGTCCTTCCCCTGATCGCAGGCGCGTTCGTACAGCAAAACCAGAGCTCGCTCGAGAACGCCCGTCTGCTCGAGCAGGTCATGCAGCTCGTGTCCAACCGGTTCGTGGACACGCTGAACGACGCGCAGCTGTACGAGAAGGCGGCGCGCGGACTGGTGCACGAGCTGAACGATCCGTACACCACGCTGCTCTCGCCGCGCGAGCTGTCGAACTTCAACGCGCAGACCGGCGGCCGGTACGGCGGCATCGGGATGGAGATCGCCGAGGTCAACGGGTTCGTGACAGTGCAGAAGGTTTTCCCGCACACTCCGGCCGAGCAGGCCGGCGTGCAGGAAGGCGACCGGATAGTCGTGATCGACACGGTGCAGGCGCGCGGCTGGACCGTCACGCAGGTATCCGACGCGCTCAAGGGCACGCCCGGCACGCGCGTCTCCGTGCAGTTCCAGCGCCCCGGCGTCCCCGAGCCGATCCCCGTCCGGTTCACGCGGGCGATCGTGCACATCCCCGCGGTGCCGTACGCGATAATGCTGGCGAACAGCTACGGCTACATCCCCCTGCTCCAGTTCAACGAGACGGCGACGAAGGAGCTGTCCGAGGCGGTGCAGCGCCTCGTGGGCCAGGGCGCAAAGGGGATCATCCTCGACCTGCGCGGCAACCCCGGCGGCATTCTCGACGAGGCGCTCACGGTCAGCAACCTGTTCCTGCGCGAAGGGCAGGAGATCTCCAGCATGCGCGGCCGCGGCACGGAGCCGCAGACTTTCATCGCGCGCGAGCGGCCGCTGTCGGCGGAGCTGCCGCTGGTGATTCTGCAGAACGGTGGATCGGCCTCCGGCTCGGAGATCGTGGCTGGCGCGCTGCAGGACCACGACCGCGCGCTCATCGTCGGCACGACCTCCTTCGGCAAGGGACTGGTGCAGACGGTGTATCCGCTCAACGGCGGGTACGCGCTGAAGATGACGACCGCGAAGTGGTTCACGCCCAGCGGCAGGTCGATTCAGAAGGAGCGGAAGCTCATGCCGAACGGCGAGTTCGTCGAAGTCGCGCCCGACTCGCTCGAGACCGAGGAGACGCGGCGCAACAAGCCGCAGTTCCGCTCCGACGCCGGCCGCATCGTTTACGGCGGCGGGGCGATCACGCCCGACGTGATCGTGCGTCCCGACACCCTCACATCCGCTGAGCAGCGTCTGGCTACCGCGCTTGCCCCGCAGAGTCAGATTTTCCGCACAACCCTGTACGATTATGCGCGTGAGCTCAAGTCGCAGGTGACGCCCGATTTCGTGTTCCAGCCCGCTTGGAGAGAAGAGCTGTTTCGGCGCCTGACAGCAGCGGGAATCAAGATCGAGAAGGAACTGTACGACGAAGGCGCGAGCGAGATCGACGCCATTCTGAGCGACCGCATAGCCGTCGTGGCATTTGGCGATTCCACCGCAAAACGTCGCTCGGTGGCCGAGGACAGGCCGCTTCTGCGCGCGATCGAGCTGCTCGGCAGGGGCCGCACGCAGCAGGACCTGTTCGCCATAGCGCGGACTCTGGCCGCGGCGCCGAGAGAGTAG